gTTTCGTATCAATTTTGTACTGCTATGTGCTGTGTTTGCAtcattttatataaacaaattgtCTAATAAAGATAGTAAGTAGCTAAGTAAATTTTTGGTTAGGTTAACTGTAACCATTTTCGTGATTGAATATTTAAATTGTGCACACCTTTATTTTTGCATACAAATGTGAAGTCAGAGTCCAATTGATTATATGTTAATAAAAACAACTGTCAATTTTGCactgaattttctttttacgCTCAAAAAGGAGAAGTCAGGTATTATTTGACTCAATTATCAGGTATCCTGTCCAAACATGCTTCGTTCTTTTCCGGAGCCAAAGTTTagcaaaatttaattaagtAATTGCTCAAAGATGTTAAAAGGTATCTTTCATAGGAAAAATGCATGTTTGGTAAAGGCTCTTAAGATATGTGAAAAGACCGTTGACGCTGGAATTATCGgaaagattaaaataatttcattggtGACAGGGAATGTGAATATTTTGACAGCTAACTCTTGACATTTTGTTATTAATTACGATTTGAGCTATAACTAACGTTATAATAAAGTTCAACTTCattagttgttgtttttgttatgtatGCCATTTAAAAGTCgtttttagtataaaaatattctttttggtTTTGCAGGACATAATTTAAAGGGAATTTGTTAcacagtttaatcaaaataggtGAAATGTAAAAATATGAAACACTAGATGGTTCTAAAATTTCACATTATAAGGAAAGATACAGAAAATGTGTTCCTtttgaaatgataaaaaattgatTGACAGAAGTAAAGAGGGCTTTAAAACACAAAGGCGTTTGGAAATAAGATAAGGAGAACCAAATCTTTATCTGCGGAGGTTGTAATGTAAATGTGAATTTCATACAATTACGGTGCTTGTTTCAGTGTTTTCGAAATTTAATTAGTACCAATTATCTTTGACGTGTTTCAATGTTAACTCTATTACTTCCTTTAATGACACGTCGTTTCTGTTTCCGTGCACCAACCTGTTGAAGTAATTAAAGTAACTTGGATTATAGTAGGTTTATTGGTCCTCTAACGTATCCAGTAATTGATTTTGTCAACGTTaatcgcaacctttttttaggATACTCATCTTCAAAAATTCACTTGTAAAGGGAGTACATGCAGGTAATTCAGGCTTGCAGAACAGCGTGCATTTAAAGGTTAAAATTACCTAGTTAGCCAAAACATATGTTGTTTTACGTTTTATGGGTCACAAATCCATGACAGTATTTTTATAGTTCGAGATAGGCCAAAGTGGCCTTCTGTACGTACGCAGCTTTAGCATCATTATGAAATATATACATTGTTAAGTGTGTTACTCTGTAAcccaatgtttttttaacttaattcgtTTTTTTATCCAACATCCAGAAAGTAATTTTTAAGTGCCACAAGTATTCAGCAAAGCacttaattaaattaataacaaaTGAATTTGAGGAAAACGATGACACAGGGTGTAGGCTTCATTAATATTGAAATACAATGTCAGAGATGCTTCTCCTACTAACAATTACTTAGCTGATCgtatactttaaaataaattaaaatattatctaaaaaaattatttatttttctataaagAAACTTATAGGACTTTCTCAATAAGACTTCTTATACttccatttattttgtctcatgAAGACATGCTTACTGTAGTAAACAAGACAATGAAACCGTGTATATGGGTGAAATTAATATTATCCGTAAAATTATTTGAATTGAAACAGTGCTGATACCCTTGCTAATGCtaatcaaaaatatatatatatatatatatatgaatttATTTCGTATGATAGACACGGCAGAAGATCGTCATATTTGTTTTGTCGCCTGGTAAACTTGCCAAGTTATAAATCTCCGAAAAAAATAtggacaaaaaataatttgcgtttttaaatttttgtcttttCGTTCATTTTTTTAGAGTACTGTAAACAAGATCGGTTCTCATTGACTTTATATACTTGCTCATTAAAAATATCTATAACTTGTATAAATCATAGATCATAGATTTTATCTTTACTTTTCACCTTTGCACTCCAAAGCACAACCGCGTCCTCACAGAAGAAGTTTTCCAAAACCCTGAAATATCCATAGCTTTAAGTCGATAATCTGTCGGCGCCACTAATGGCCATGTGCTATCGCCACGTTGACGAAATcagaaattattgtatatagAATTTAATTTCCTTTCATGTTGGTttttaattgttggagttatgctGACACATAGGTGGTTCGCAAATAGACGTGCGCAGGAGTCTAAGCTTTGATAAGCATTAAGTACGTTAGGATGTTGCAAAAAAGTGGAAAGTCTCGCCTACCTCTAAATAAAGTTGAAAAAGGCATTGTGCATTGTGAATTTTAAACATAATGAGAAAGTTCTGACGTTTGACCCTTTCTTTTTGTCATTAACCAAATGCACGCTTGATAACATCTAAAAGACAAGGTTCAAGCATCAGAAGTTTGGCACAAACATTTGAACAGGACACCAGGTAATTGGATTTGCTTACGAGAGTCACGTATATGTAATCATATCAAGAAAGACAATGGAACATTCATTTCCTCCATAGAGTCATTTAACACTAAATTTGTGGAAAATCAATAAACAGattcaaataaatatatttccGGGAACTTGCTCCATTATAAATACTTACCCTTTTGGTTCTTGTATCAACCATGTGTGGCATATTTACACAATCATATAATTTAATATATAATAGTCTAATTCGATGCTACTTTTGTACCTTTTCTCCTACTTACCTGTTTTGCACATCTGAATTTTCTTATTATCTTGTggtcaaaataagaagagaGTTCTTTGGTCCTAAAAATACACGTAGCTTGTTATAACGATGTTGTTGTAGCTTTGCAGCAATGTTAAGACATTGTAACGTTTTTCAAACGCAGACATATTTTACTCACAAATATTGattctaaatttaattttcgtgTTTGTTAAATAAACAAATTCAACTTTGCACCGTTGTTTTTACATCAAATAACACTAACATGAAGCCAGTTATTCTTAAAGCAAATTACTGGTTATCCTGTCCAAACATTCCATCCAAATTTGTGGATTCAGTTAGTGTATTCCACGTAATTCTAAAAAAACCTGCTTTGCTAAGGACTTGCCAGTTTTATGACGAAACCAGCAAAACTGTAACAAAACTCTGTAACagcaaaaatgttaattttggcAATGTGAAAAAAAACGCAATACCTAGAAACTAGCGGGTTACACAAAGAACAAAACCACATcctgtaaaaaatgttaatctCATCATTTTAACACAAGCATTGATTCTAATTTCATATCCACCAGTTTTTCTTTCATGACGTCATTTGTCAGAATCTATAAAACGTTTCTTGCTGCATGAGTTAAAACCAAAAGCAATATTTTGTTTGTCGAAGtcagtggtgaagaaaaaatacaagGGTTCCTTTAAAGTTACTGTGTAAGTATGAATTAAGAAATTAAATGCTAGCACGAAGTTAGAAAATAAGGAGATAAGAGTTGTTATTCCTTAACTATAAACCTTCGAAAGAATTATTTAATATGACAGTTTAATGAGCTTtccaaatttcaaatttcatttttaaagtgttttattACATGTATTAcctgttaaaaacaaaataaaatcgaaGAACTAAAAGGGAAATAGTGTTTTGACCCAAATACTGTTGGTGTTCTTGCCATTTATTGAGACTTGCCGTTATGGTTTTCGTTGCTTTATAAAATGTTGAAATCAAATAGCTTGAAACACACTTAGTAAAATTCTCTTAAAAACAGTCTACATTAAAGTTCAAAgtagagttttttttttttaagatcatGGTAAAGAACGATATCTTTCCCATCCTAGATGTTTCATGTCTCACAGATAATTACACTGCAGCCAGTGATTGGGAAGGTGCAAAGCTTCAGCATGATGTACAAGTGAAGAATCTTGTTGAAGAGTTATCAAATGGTTTTAGTACCTGGGGATTTCTCTACGTGAAAGGGCATGGTATACCACAAAATCTCATTGATAGTGCATTTAAAATGTcggaaaagttttttaaacaggAGAAGGAGACAAAGATGAGTTATCAAAGAGGTCCTGGAATAAGTGAAAGATATGTTCCCATAAAAGGTGAAGTGCTTGATGAAATGAAACCGGAAGATATAAAggaagcttttgactttttgccTAATTCTGATGTCACTAAGAAGTTGTCAAGGGTAATGCCAGAAGTTGTTACTGAATTGAGCGAGTTATTTGAACATTGTTCAACATTGCTATACAAATTACTGAGGTTGCTTGCAGTTGCACTTGGAATAGACACGGAGACTTTTGTGAATCTACATACAAATGTTGGTAATCGCAGTTTAAATGGAACTTCACTGCGAACATTGTTTTATCCTCAAATCAATGGATCAACAGAGGTAAATCAAAGTCGTTGCAGTGAGCATACAGATTATGGAACATTAACTTTACTTTTTCAAGATAATATTGGTGGTTTAGAGGTATGTCAATATTGCTTGCTACATTTCATAAATTGTAATAtgcgtttttaatttttatagttgtgTTTTTGGCGAATTTCCTGTAATCattgtgttttgttttcaaaactCAGGGaaacaattctttaaaaaaattaatacatatGTATGTTGTTTCAGGTTTTTTCTCCATCTGGAGAATTTGTAAAGGCTGTTCTGATTCCTGGTGCCATCGTTATTAATGCAGCTGATCTCTTGCAtacatggagcaatggaaaattcTGCGCCACTATCCACAGAGTACAAATACCAACAGATCCAATGCGATTGTCAATGCCACGCCAGTCGATTGCGTTCTTTGCTCATCctaattatgatgtcactattaaTTATCAGGACGAGAATGGAAAAGCGAAGACGAAAAATGCGTATAAACATTTGAAAAGAAGATTCGATTCCACCATTATTACCGACAATGTGTGAAGTAAATTAAGGTGTATGTATAAGTAAGCTTGTATATACTTATTATTGTTAACACGAAGATTACGTTGAAGAATATTGGCCCAGAGgagagaaataaataaaatatttcgtaTTTTGCATATACTAAGAGCTCcttaaaaaattactgaatttcgaattgaaatatttttatcttttcaaagTATCTTAAGATGTTTTAAACATTAAGAAGTAATTACAAGAACCATCGCTTGTTTCATAAAAACAAAGCAACGCTATAATATGAATGACCTAGATTTTCTTCCATATGAAAGTATTAACTGGTTTATTTTCGTCTGgatagattttttttgtttactggctCAATGTATTGTACAGGGAATTCCAATCAGGGAAAACAAATATCATATTGATAGTAATGTAGTGTTTACCTAAGGGTATCTCGCACAACAACCAAAATATTTGCAAAACTAACtgcttaaattaaaaatcgaTGCATTTATGTATTTTATAATCTCATTGTAGATTGTAGTAATTATAGAAAAAGATTActgtactttttttatttcatttttactatctttgaaaaaaatttcccCTCTGCTTGTTCTAGTTGCTAAGGCCTTAGGAATGTTTACATTGGTACCATCCAAGTGATCCCCCATAAAGCGGACAGTGGCATAAAAAGTAACACGATCTTGCGCAAACTATGGCGGCAAATTTAACGATTCGTTGATAATTATATTCAGGGAATACAATCTTGATTTTAGCAACGAACATTCTTGTACAACGAATTCACCGAAAGCTGTAATTAGAAGACTACTGATTCTATGTCTACACGAGAAGTTGGATTAAAAATGGTTCTAGATACacatttgtcaaaaaattaataTCCTACTTAAACAGTTATTTTTTTCTGGAATCGATCCCAGAGCGGAACAATACTTTGAATTATGTAAGGAAAACCCTAGGTAACTTGATCTCTGAAAGTTTTTAATATGCACACGGGTTTTGAAGAAATCTCTTTGCCGAAAAATTTACTttgtttcattatttaaatGTCAGTAATtggtttttatatatacatgatAAAAGAGTATGATCAGAAAATCAAGGGTATGAAAGGGTATAAAAAACAAGATTGCAATCAGTCATAATGTTTggcaaaaaatcttcaaacaggACACTAAGTAATTGGATTCGTTTACGTCGATCAAGGAAATGCAATCGTAACGGAACGATAAAATTTACTCTTTCTTTAACAGAGCCAtaagaaaataactttttaaagccGAGAAAAACAACCATAAAGACATTTTTGTTAACATCTGTAATAAACATGGTTAGTAACATATACGGATTTAATTTAGATGACAATTTAGTAACCTCttttgtggtaacttttctgccTGTTTCCTATTAAAGATttagttaaagtaaaaaaagttcttaaaagtattttttgtagtttaaaGTAAAGGTAGTgtaggaaaaatgtttttgattcGCAAAATCTTGAATatggaaaatttaaaactttaagggTTTCGATTTACAAGCCCGtttataaatgttttgaaaatagCAATTTTTCGCAAAACCACATTTCCTGTTGAGTGCTTCACAGCCGAAAAGCTGCGAGTGTTTTGTTTTGCCAATAGTGTAGGGTAGGTGAGGAGTTTTAAAAATTCGCTGGGTGTAGTTTCTGCGATGTCCGCAATGAACAATTAACGCACCGGCCCGCGAAAAGATGACATGATTGCAGTTACAAATTGTATTTCATTTAATTTCTGTTGTCTGTTGGAGATCTAAATTGATCCGCAGCATCATTAGTTTTAttcgtaaaataaataaatttttaagagaaaacTATGAATCGCTACATACTTAGTTGTCGCTGCTTTTAACAGCCGCGATTGAATATGTAAAATATGCGAACCATAATTTTTCTTTACACATGAAAAGTCAAAGTTTAGCACTGCAGTTTTGTTGTTGGTTAAGCACTGCAGTTTTGTTTACGTCAAACATAATTAATGAGGAGTCAAGTAACACTTGACTTAATTATCATGCTACCCAAACGTGTGGAGCTAAAGATCAGCTTCATCAGGATTTATGTAATAAAATCAGTCAGAAATGTCAAAAGGTCTACCTTCTGAGAAAAATACTTATTCGGTAAAGACTCTTCAGTTATGTAGAAAAAGAATTGGCGCCAGAATAACCGGGAAGGTTAAAAGCACTTCCTGGCCTACTGATGGTATAAATGTTTTGATAATAAAGTCGTGACGTTTTGTTGCTATTAACGATTTGGAGTAAAATAAAAGTTgtattctaatttaaaaaaatagacctTTGCTTAAATAACAATATAGTAACAGTGCAGACaaagatatgtttttttttcattaaaattgtcgaaaaaaattatgtctgtTTTGCCAAAAAGACCGTGGGTTTCTTTATTTGCGTCATGTCACAAAAATGACCGACTTTAAACATTTGTAACGTGTTCATAACGGGACTCGAATTGACGCAAAACAAACACATTTTGGTCCGTCTTGCAACTTTGTTAACACACTAAACGTAAGCATAGCAGCACCTAAGGTTTCCATCACGAAGTCATAATGTTTTACACAAACTTTATGGGATCGCTCCGTAAGTAACCTGAGCACGCAAACAGAAACGTTGTGTCATGAAAGCATGTAATAAAAATATCGAAGAACATCAAAGATAATTGAATACTAATTGAATATAAAATCCACTTAATTCCATTGCGAAAGCAGCAAGAAGAATCTGATTATTTCCTTTCTTGGACAATTCTGCATTTTTTAAACCGTAATCCCTTTTGTTGCAAAGATTTTGTCTGCCCACCAATTTtagtattttaaaagaaaaataatactgTAAAATTGATTCAACTTTTTTAATCTTGCGTAATTATGTGAAGTATCACCTTtcttctaaaaaaatgtttaacacaATTACCGAGATTAAAAAGTATGTAACAAAATCTCCTGAAAGCAAGGCCAGCAAAACCATAGGACGGGATCTTTTTCGCTAAAAAAAACCCGACCTTTTGTAACCGCAACAACGAACAATAATTTGCGACTTTATTTTGAATGTTTCCTTCCCCGACGTCGTAAAGTGATACGAATCGCcaataaaaagattttgttaacTGTCAGCCAAGATTCTCACCTGTTTGTACCACATTCCCAAGAAATGTCCTTCATAATTGTGCTTGCTGTCTAACATGTAATCAATTATTGTAGAcctgtttattatttcttcCAAATTTAATTCTTGAAAATTTCGAAATTAAGGAAAACAGCAGtaggaaaaattttttgtggCTTTGTTTGGCAGAGATCTATATTTTGCATAGGCCTTCTTATAGTTCAAAtcgtaaacaacaacaaaatatcaagaattttttattaaataatcaTGGCACCAGTGTTTCTCCGGGgatttctttaacattttcaGTTATTCTGAGCCCAATGCTCTTTCATCTTAACCAAACAAGCATTTTACTCACGATGCAgacattttaacatttttgtgtcatttttttgttgtaaatctTGCAAAAGCCAAACTTAGGATCCAAAATTTCAGAAAGAAGGTTAGGGTGACCTGACTTCACATTTTAAGAGGCTCTCTACTAGCGtgacaaaaaatttaatgctTAGTTAATTAATTATCCTGtgtaaatatttgttataataataataataaaaatgtagataCATCTTAATACTCACGGATAGCCAATTTAGTGATAATAATaggaaaaaagtatttaaatatttacatataAGTAATTTTAAACGTTGTCAGTATTAATGGTGGAATCGAATCTTGTTTTCAAATGTTCATACGCATTTCTCGTCCTCCAGTTTCCATTCTGGTCCTGATAATtaatagataaaaaaagaagaaagttaaTAATGATGCTTTTAATTCGTATGACTCTATGggagaacaatttttttttatactttactaTATATATTGCATATTTGAATTAATTATCCTGTAAAAATATtcgttataataataataatgaaataGTATTAATGTGGATACATCTTAATATTAATGGATTGGacatttaacatttttctgttGTAGTCATGTCTCTATTGTTAGCCATTCACCAATTTCGTGTTAATAAAAGCAGaaagtatttaaatatttacttatAAGTAATTTTAAACGTTGTCAGTAAAAATGGTGGAATCGAATCTTGTTTGCAAATGTTCATACGCATTTCTCGTCCTCCAGTTTCCATTCTGGTCCTGATAATTAATagataaaagaagaagaaagttaATAATGATGCTTTTAAttgttatcaatttttttttcccaaCACATTTTCCTTAtcaaaacttttatatttttgtttaacatgactctaTGGgagaactatttttttttacactttactATATATATTGCATATTTGAATTAATTATCCTGTACAAATATTCGTTTTAATAATAATGAAATAGTATTAATGTGGATACATCTTAATATTTATGGATTGGacatttaacatttttctgCTGAAGTCATGTCTCTATTGTTAGCCATTCACCAATTTCGTAAAAGCAGAAAGTGTATAAATATTTACATAcaagtaattttaaacattgttcGTAATAATGGTGGAATCGAATCTTGTTTTCAAATGTTCATACGCATTTCTCGTCTTCGATTTTCCATTCTCGTCCTGGTAAttaatagtgacatcataatttggaTGGGCAAAGAACGCAATTGATTGACGTGGCATTGACAATCGCATTGGATCTGTTGGTATTTGTACTCTGTGAATGGTTGCGCGgaattttccattgctccatgtaTGCAAGAGATCGGCTGCATTGATAACGATGGTACCAGGAATTGGAACAGCCTTTACAAATTCTCCAGACGGAGACAAAACCTAAAATATTACATTGATAACTTTAAATTAACAAAAGATTCTTTGAGTTTACAGAAAAAACGAAAGGCAATGACTCAGGTTAAACCAATACAATTATTTAGTTAAATTACGTATTATTTCTGtgtgcaaaaaattaaattttcttacGATTTATATGGCAAGAAAAGCGTTAACATACCTCTAAGCCACCGATATTATCTTGAAAAAGCAAAGTTATTGTACCATAGTCTGTATGCTCACCGCAACGTCTTTGATTCTCCGCTGTTGGTCGATTGATATGTGGATAAAACAATGTGCGCAGTGACGTTCCATTTAAACTGCGATTACCAATATTTGTATGTAGATTCACAAAAGTCTCTGTGTCTATACCAAGAGCAACTGCAAGCAACCTCAGTAATTTGTATAGCAATGTTGAACAATGTTCAAATAACTCACTCAATTCAGTAACAACTTCTGGCATTTCCTGTGATAACTTTTTACTCACATCAGAATTAggcaaaaagtcaaaagcttccTTTATATCTTCCGGTTTCATTTCATCAAACACTTCACCTTTTATTGGAACATATCCTTCACTTATTCCAGGTCCTCTTTTATAACTCATCTTCGTCTCCTTCTCCATTCTAAAGAACTTTTCTGACATTTTAAATGTTCCATCTATGAGATTTTGTGGTATACCATGTCCTTTCACGTAAAGAAATCCCCAGTCACTAAAACCATTTGATAATTCTTCAACAAGATTGTTTACCTGTACATCATGCTGAAGTTTTGCACCTTCCCAATCACTGGCTGCTGTGTAATTATCTGACAGACATGAAACATCTAGGATGGGAAAGATATCGTTTCTCACCATTATTCTAAAAGAAATCATAAATATATAAGTATAATAAACCCAATTAGAAACAATTTAATTTGTATGTATACATACATATCCTGAGAATcttattaattcttaaatgcatATAGAAATTTTGTTTGTATATATCCACAACAAGAACTTACATAGTGTGTAATAGAAGTCGATATTACGTATTATTTCTTCTACAAGGTAAGTCttggttttaattttgatttctgAAGTTAGCTAGGTTTTATAGATTTTTGCGAATGACATCATAAAGGGAAAATTGATTGATTTTAAGTATCGTGATTTACGGTGTTGTTCCTTGTATAACGCATTAGGCTCCTAGTTTCTAACAATTTTCCTCCTTCCCACATATTCAAACAATGTAACCTTTTTGCTATTCTGACATTATAAATCAAAGAAAGGCATGGATTTTACAACCAAAAATGTTCTAAATAAACAATGTTGATTTTATGGAGAAGTGCTGATGAATGAAACCATGGTAATAAAAGGCGGAATTTGCATGACaaagaacattaaaaataattagaatGTCTTTCCGACGATTTCGATTTGAATTTTGAGATCTAGGTATCAGCTGACTTATAAGGAAATGAACaatgaatatataaaaataaatgataagTAAGAGATCAAGAATATCAGTTGTATTctttcatttttataaaatttacataATTCCATACGTTGATTCTAAAACGAATTTTCAGATGGCATACCATTTTACTATTCTATCTGCGTAGGTGAAACCAGATTAGTAGTTTCTGACGTAAATAAAAACCGCAGAACAAAGatgacaatgtttttttattaacttatgGCCCATTAA
Above is a window of Hydractinia symbiolongicarpus strain clone_291-10 chromosome 3, HSymV2.1, whole genome shotgun sequence DNA encoding:
- the LOC130636973 gene encoding uncharacterized protein LOC130636973 produces the protein MVKNDIFPILDVSCLTDNYTAASDWEGAKLQHDVQVKNLVEELSNGFSTWGFLYVKGHGIPQNLIDSAFKMSEKFFKQEKETKMSYQRGPGISERYVPIKGEVLDEMKPEDIKEAFDFLPNSDVTKKLSRVMPEVVTELSELFEHCSTLLYKLLRLLAVALGIDTETFVNLHTNVGNRSLNGTSLRTLFYPQINGSTEVNQSRCSEHTDYGTLTLLFQDNIGGLEVCQYCLLHFINCNMRF
- the LOC130636361 gene encoding uncharacterized protein LOC130636361 isoform X1, which codes for MVRNDIFPILDVSCLSDNYTAASDWEGAKLQHDVQVNNLVEELSNGFSDWGFLYVKGHGIPQNLIDGTFKMSEKFFRMEKETKMSYKRGPGISEGYVPIKGEVFDEMKPEDIKEAFDFLPNSDVSKKLSQEMPEVVTELSELFEHCSTLLYKLLRLLAVALGIDTETFVNLHTNIGNRSLNGTSLRTLFYPHINRPTAENQRRCGEHTDYGTITLLFQDNIGGLEVLSPSGEFVKAVPIPGTIVINAADLLHTWSNGKFRATIHRVQIPTDPMRLSMPRQSIAFFAHPNYDVTINYQDENGKSKTRNAYEHLKTRFDSTIITNNV
- the LOC130636361 gene encoding uncharacterized protein LOC130636361 isoform X2 — its product is MVRNDIFPILDVSCLSDNYTAASDWEGAKLQHDVQVNNLVEELSNGFSDWGFLYVKGHGIPQNLIDGTFKMSEKFFRMEKETKMSYKRGPGISEGYVPIKGEVFDEMKPEDIKEAFDFLPNSDVSKKLSQEMPEVVTELSELFEHCSTLLYKLLRLLAVALGIDTETFVNLHTNIGNRSLNGTSLRTLFYPHINRPTAENQRRCGEHTDYGFVSVWRICKGCSNSWYHRYQCSRSLAYMEQWKIPRNHSQSTNTNRSNAIVNATSINCVLCPSKL